In Uranotaenia lowii strain MFRU-FL chromosome 2, ASM2978415v1, whole genome shotgun sequence, one genomic interval encodes:
- the LOC129741200 gene encoding uncharacterized protein LOC129741200 — MRDSLFASFAGGSKFPKIDLFQAYLQKEVASGIEKFSEHAPHRPNRLVYGISSAPAIWQLQIEATLQGVEGVSIFLDDIKVTATISYHNIQVNREKCKFFTNCIQYCGYLIVYIEYLLYSLLNLLKKEVDLKWTKECEKSFRIVKERMQADNCLVHYGTNGSERPIQFASQTLNRTQQAYKQVNKKAYAIVFGVKKFSQYINGRNCTLLKDNQSVSKIFNANKERSSHIFRAYNATLRPLSTIVQLSLKRNGIVHKMGSPYHPDTNGQAERYVQSVKLMVMVTESVYEISCLTISGSSEEFF, encoded by the exons ATGAGAGATAGCCTGTTTGCGTCGTTCGCTGGGGGAtcaaaatttcccaaaattgaTCTCTTCCAGGCGTATCTGCAGAAAGAGGTTGCATCCGGAATAGAGAAATTCTCTGAACACGCACCGCATCGTCCGAATCGACTGGTGTACGGCATATCATCAGCTCCCGCAATCTGGCAGCTCCAAATCGAAGCGACCTTGCAAGGCGTGGAAGGAGTAAGCATTTTTCTCGACGACATTAAAGTAACTGCGACGATAAGCTACCATAACATTCAAGTTAATCGAGAAAAGTGCAAATTTTTCACCAATTGCATCCAGTACTGTGGGTATCTCATCGTGTACATCGAGTACT TGCTGTACTCGCTCCTCAACCTGCTGAAAAAGGAAGTTGACTTGAAATGGACCAAGGAGTGCGAAAAGTCCTTCCGAATCGTCAAGGAGAGAATGCAGGCAGACAACTGCCTCGTACACTACGGCACTAATGGCAGCGAACGCCCGATACAATTCGCATCGCAGACGTTGAATCGCACGCAACAGGCTTACAAGCAGGTGAACAAGAAAGCTTACGCCATAGTGTTTGGTGTGAAGAAGTTTTCCCAATACATTAACGGTAGAAACTGTACCCTGCTGAAGGACAATCAATCtgtttcgaaaatcttcaatgcGAACAAAGAAAGGTCTTCCCATATTTTCCGCGCTTATAATGCAACACTACGCCCCCTTTCTACAATCGTTCAA CTGTCTTTGAAACGAAATGGCATCGTGCACAAGATGGGATCCCCGTACCATCCTGATACAAACGGGCAAGCAGAACGCTATGTGCAGTCCGTCAAGCTAATGGTGATGGTGACAGAGTCCGTGTACGAGATTTCCTGTCTAACAATAAGTGGAAGTTCGGAAGAGTTTTTTTGA